The Trichosurus vulpecula isolate mTriVul1 chromosome 4, mTriVul1.pri, whole genome shotgun sequence genome contains a region encoding:
- the LOC118848905 gene encoding 40S ribosomal protein S19-like: protein MPGVTVKDVNQQEFVWALAAFLKKSGKLKVPEWVDTVKLAKHKELAPCDENWFYTRAPSTAWHLYLRGGAGVGSMTKIYGGHQCNGVMPSHFSRGSKSVARRVLQALEGLKMVEKDQDGGQKLTPQGQRDLDRIARHVAAANKKH, encoded by the coding sequence ATGCCTGGAGTCACGGTGAAGGACGTGAACCAGCAGGAGTTTGTCTGGGCCCTGGCCGCCTTCCTGAAAAAGTCAGGGAAGCTGAAAGTCCCCGAATGGGTGGACACGGTCAAGTTGGCCAAACATAAGGAGCTGGCGCCCTGCGACGAGAACTGGTTCTACACCCGGGCTCCCTCCACGGCCTGGCACCTTTACCTCCGAGGTGGGGCCGGTGTAGGATCCATGACCAAGATCTATGGGGGGCACCAGTGCAATGGGGTCATGCCCAGTCACTTCAGCAGGGGCTCCAAGAGCGTGGCCCGGAGGGTCCTGCAAGCCTTGGAAGGCCTCAAGATGGTGGAAAAGGACCAGGATGGGGGCCAGAAGCTGACACCTCAGGGACAGAGAGACCTGGACAGAATTGCCAGACACGTGGCAGCTGCCAACAAGAAACATTAA